A single Micromonospora luteifusca DNA region contains:
- a CDS encoding right-handed parallel beta-helix repeat-containing protein: MTERGGVGTAPARIERVGAKGWGRHRTIGAAVRAAGDGAVVSVAAGRYGESLILERTVRIIAEAGGQVEIAPAEGPALVVRGGTATVQGLRLVAQGRGRPAVAVTSGALSLEGCEVRGGFVEVTGRASATLRDCTVAGTVGAGVDVADSAQARLVGGAVHDVEGTGLVLRGGARVVLSGTAVREVSGAGLHLRDAASVELDRVELSHTATAALLVEGEASAVVRDSQFFDNDGDAVRASGSAQFAVGWWPDPLPARPLLDTPATGADEPGGIRLERCVFERTGGTAVSLAGPANADLRDCRIDTAADAGVIASGEVRLAMTGTHVVRTRSTGVALLGSAQARIEGGTVVDTGANGVYLAGEARAVLRDTTVRQTTYTAVHLGGTAIAGLADCVVADTSECGVRVTGGALVRVEGGRVERARQRGVTVEDTGDAHLRHVTISESEVGLRLDTPHRPLIEHCVISDIGQTGVEVAKGSGPTVRHTRISACGGAGVFVDAGAAPVVDGCEIERCGGTGVVVWTGADPSIRACTVTNCKKNGVYLGADAGGTVEDVDISATGYPALYVGAGAAPVLRRCHVHDVEEDLTLVEGATPTFDQCTSADVGTATMPAEDGGSRVRRVALGHAGDVGRPPARGGKPDPADADELPDLLAQLDRLVGLEKVKQDVGSLVKLMQMVRRRREAGLSPPPLSRHLVFAGNPGTGKTTVARLYGRILRALGMLGSGHLVEADRSTLVGEYVGHTAPKTQAAFRRALHGVLFIDEAYALVPDGNTMDFGHEAIATLVKLMEDHREEVVVIVAGYPSEMTRFVNTNPGLASRFSRTLTFDDYTTDELVSIVRHQAADHEYHLTPEAVESLRQYVDVADRGEGFGNGRFARGVFQRMTERHAARIADLAAPTTAQLTALEPEDLIDLTGAP, translated from the coding sequence GTGACGGAGCGTGGCGGGGTCGGAACCGCACCGGCCCGGATCGAGCGGGTCGGTGCGAAGGGCTGGGGCCGGCACCGGACCATCGGTGCGGCGGTCCGGGCGGCGGGGGACGGCGCAGTGGTCTCGGTGGCCGCCGGCCGCTACGGGGAGAGCCTGATCCTCGAACGCACCGTGCGGATCATCGCTGAGGCGGGCGGCCAGGTCGAGATCGCGCCCGCCGAGGGACCGGCGCTCGTGGTCCGGGGCGGCACGGCGACCGTACAGGGCCTGCGCTTGGTGGCGCAGGGGCGCGGCCGGCCAGCGGTCGCCGTCACCTCGGGAGCCCTGTCGCTGGAGGGCTGCGAGGTCCGGGGCGGGTTCGTCGAGGTGACCGGCCGTGCGAGCGCCACCCTGCGCGACTGCACGGTCGCCGGGACCGTCGGCGCTGGCGTCGACGTCGCCGACTCGGCCCAGGCGCGGCTCGTCGGCGGCGCGGTCCACGACGTGGAAGGCACGGGCCTCGTACTCCGTGGAGGTGCCCGCGTGGTGCTCTCCGGCACGGCGGTGCGCGAGGTGAGCGGTGCGGGTCTGCACCTGCGCGACGCCGCCTCCGTCGAGCTGGACCGGGTGGAGCTCTCGCACACCGCGACGGCCGCGCTGCTCGTCGAAGGTGAGGCGTCGGCGGTCGTGCGCGACAGCCAGTTCTTCGACAACGACGGCGACGCGGTGCGTGCGAGCGGCAGCGCGCAATTCGCCGTCGGCTGGTGGCCCGACCCGCTGCCGGCCCGGCCGCTGCTCGACACGCCGGCGACCGGCGCGGACGAGCCCGGCGGGATCCGGCTGGAGCGCTGCGTGTTCGAGCGGACCGGTGGCACCGCCGTATCCCTCGCGGGTCCGGCCAACGCCGACCTGCGCGACTGCCGCATCGACACGGCCGCCGACGCGGGCGTGATCGCGAGCGGTGAGGTGCGCCTGGCGATGACCGGCACGCACGTGGTGCGGACCCGCAGCACCGGTGTCGCGCTGCTCGGCAGCGCGCAGGCCCGGATCGAGGGCGGTACGGTCGTGGACACCGGCGCCAACGGCGTCTACCTGGCGGGCGAGGCGCGCGCGGTGCTGCGCGACACCACGGTGCGGCAGACCACGTACACCGCCGTCCACCTCGGGGGTACGGCGATCGCCGGGCTCGCCGACTGCGTGGTCGCCGACACCTCGGAGTGCGGTGTCCGGGTGACCGGCGGGGCGTTGGTGCGGGTCGAGGGCGGCCGCGTCGAGCGCGCCCGGCAGCGGGGCGTGACGGTGGAGGACACCGGCGACGCACACCTGCGCCACGTCACGATCTCCGAGAGCGAGGTCGGGCTGCGCCTCGACACCCCGCACCGACCACTGATCGAGCACTGCGTGATCAGCGACATCGGGCAGACCGGCGTCGAGGTGGCGAAGGGGAGCGGCCCGACCGTACGGCACACCAGGATCAGCGCGTGCGGCGGCGCTGGCGTGTTCGTGGACGCCGGTGCGGCCCCGGTGGTCGACGGCTGCGAGATCGAGCGCTGCGGCGGCACCGGCGTGGTGGTCTGGACCGGCGCGGACCCGTCGATCCGGGCCTGCACGGTGACCAACTGCAAGAAGAACGGGGTGTACCTGGGCGCCGACGCGGGCGGGACCGTCGAGGACGTCGACATCTCGGCCACCGGCTATCCGGCCCTGTACGTCGGTGCCGGCGCGGCGCCGGTGCTGCGCCGCTGCCACGTGCACGACGTGGAGGAGGACCTGACCCTCGTCGAGGGGGCGACGCCGACGTTCGACCAGTGCACCAGCGCGGACGTCGGCACCGCCACGATGCCGGCCGAGGACGGCGGGTCCCGGGTACGACGGGTGGCCCTCGGGCACGCCGGGGACGTCGGGCGGCCCCCCGCGCGCGGGGGCAAGCCGGATCCGGCCGACGCCGACGAACTGCCGGACCTGCTCGCGCAGCTCGACCGGCTCGTCGGGCTGGAGAAGGTCAAGCAGGACGTCGGCTCACTCGTGAAGCTGATGCAGATGGTGCGGCGCCGCCGCGAGGCGGGACTCAGCCCTCCGCCGCTCTCCCGCCACCTGGTGTTCGCCGGCAACCCGGGCACGGGCAAGACGACGGTGGCCCGGCTCTACGGGCGCATCCTGCGCGCCCTCGGCATGCTCGGCAGCGGTCACCTCGTGGAGGCGGACCGCTCCACCCTGGTCGGCGAGTACGTCGGGCACACCGCGCCGAAGACTCAGGCCGCCTTCCGGCGGGCACTGCACGGGGTGCTCTTCATCGACGAGGCGTACGCGCTGGTCCCCGACGGCAACACCATGGACTTCGGCCACGAGGCCATTGCCACACTCGTGAAGCTGATGGAGGACCACCGCGAGGAGGTCGTCGTCATCGTCGCCGGATACCCATCCGAGATGACCCGGTTCGTCAACACGAACCCCGGCCTGGCGTCGCGGTTCTCCCGGACGCTGACCTTCGACGACTACACCACCGATGAGCTGGTGAGCATCGTGCGGCACCAGGCCGCCGACCACGAGTACCACCTCACCCCCGAGGCGGTTGAGAGTCTGCGCCAATACGTCGACGTCGCGGACCGCGGCGAGGGCTTCGGCAACGGGCGCTTCGCCCGAGGCGTGTTCCAGCGCATGACCGAACGGCACGCCGCCCGGATCGCCGACCTCGCCGCGCCCACCACCGCGCAGCTGACCGCCCTCGAACCTGAGGACCTGATCGACCTGACCGGCGCGCCCTAG
- a CDS encoding response regulator transcription factor — MFGPDQEEQMLGIAIIDDHPVKRAGLEKFVSETPGLAVATSVRCVEDLDRSGATFDVSILDVSLRPGGPALSVIESLARHGPAVVSSSWERPLTFGAVLRAGVRGYVASHSDGDVIVAALVTVGQGGFYVCPELTERFQADLVRNVNADPAGLAPREVETLRWIARGLTHAQIAGRMGLTEATVNTYAKRIRAKLNAGNKAELTRMAIELGHLPSSGRRFPAA, encoded by the coding sequence GTGTTCGGCCCTGACCAGGAGGAGCAGATGCTCGGCATCGCCATCATCGATGACCATCCGGTGAAACGTGCCGGTCTGGAGAAGTTCGTCTCCGAGACACCTGGCCTCGCCGTCGCCACCTCGGTCCGGTGCGTCGAGGACCTGGACCGCTCGGGCGCGACGTTCGACGTCTCCATCCTCGACGTGTCGTTGCGGCCCGGCGGCCCGGCGCTGTCGGTTATCGAGTCGCTGGCCAGGCACGGCCCGGCCGTCGTCAGCTCGTCGTGGGAACGGCCGCTCACGTTCGGCGCGGTGCTGCGTGCCGGCGTCCGTGGGTACGTCGCGAGTCACTCGGACGGAGACGTCATCGTCGCCGCCCTGGTCACGGTCGGGCAGGGGGGCTTCTACGTCTGCCCTGAGCTGACGGAACGGTTCCAGGCGGACCTGGTGCGCAACGTGAACGCCGATCCGGCCGGACTGGCGCCCCGCGAGGTGGAGACGCTGCGGTGGATCGCCCGTGGCCTGACCCACGCCCAGATCGCCGGCCGGATGGGGCTCACCGAGGCGACGGTCAACACGTACGCCAAGCGCATCCGGGCGAAGCTCAACGCCGGAAACAAGGCCGAGCTGACGCGAATGGCGATCGAACTCGGTCACCTGCCCAGCAGCGGCCGCCGCTTCCCGGCGGCATGA
- a CDS encoding discoidin domain-containing protein → MGLRAGDVVMGTAPPAEDQPVGWLTGTGQWSGIGSALNWVGDRVAVVGPDPGGVVAAMAAAVPAEPDVVTVIGLLDDAWPVMEAVLPIAVPPGSRARLAVADAGAPEAGPALRLARELTATIIAPRTDVLLVPGGSLFAVDGWLRYDAAGAAGSAGRRTPRPEWEARVEELRVPEGVGDGLSLLPIPAGVWLFPQEPGTPAPDLDDPAYGIPLDVERPVLLIGRPGRPDVSEKVIRAVVRALPVPLRRRLLLAPYGSMASTLDAATSLAREDGKPVLVTTGVPALTDDAQGVSRTFSGPDAGRWEPLATRLTVPPSGPARPTGPVRGLDGYPRIDERSFRLNEHWVAEVTQSGLWVRPPRSEAGADVVRAIPWDPSTLRIFVGVPGEPPGHELLPLLGALVGRMPAETRRRVKLAPEPFAIAVTASVIGDDDGGSDSAAGATGGVDSGIQRPLRLRGLPPYVVDGAVPPRTATVRPPAPIVPRRPPASPPPVAPVESASPAARPASPAPPPGDLAASAAEEPADEPTAEYAALASRLPAPRSADVRLDHDGWGLRGGDAHPDESPSGPAPAPAMVHRVWTRWPSMPVVVAFAVLAVATTTGYVLSQSLKQETMAVPSSPASSPQSGPTPILPGGGPSLLNSSGPASGGASIPAVGTGAPRTPGGRTLAPSAATAAPTRAAPPHPAPTTKAAPPGLVNGSGRNLAAGGTVSASSVEQAGTSAAHAIDGSQSTRWSSVAQSDPQWLAVDLGAVWQVTQVRLLWQRAYATAYHVDVSLDGTTWRTVYETSHGTDGVAEIAIARTPVRHVRVVGTARASTRYGYSIIEFEVR, encoded by the coding sequence TTGGGCCTGCGGGCTGGTGACGTGGTGATGGGGACCGCGCCGCCAGCCGAGGACCAGCCGGTCGGTTGGCTCACCGGGACCGGCCAGTGGAGTGGGATCGGCTCCGCACTGAACTGGGTCGGAGACCGGGTGGCCGTGGTAGGCCCCGATCCGGGCGGGGTGGTCGCGGCGATGGCGGCCGCAGTCCCGGCAGAGCCCGACGTCGTGACGGTGATCGGCCTGCTCGACGACGCGTGGCCGGTGATGGAGGCGGTCCTGCCCATCGCGGTGCCGCCCGGCAGCCGGGCCCGGCTCGCTGTCGCCGACGCGGGCGCCCCCGAGGCCGGTCCGGCCCTCCGGCTCGCCCGGGAGCTGACAGCGACCATCATCGCGCCCCGCACCGACGTGCTCCTGGTGCCCGGCGGCTCACTGTTCGCCGTGGACGGTTGGCTGCGCTACGACGCGGCCGGCGCTGCCGGCTCAGCCGGTCGCCGTACGCCCCGACCGGAGTGGGAGGCGCGGGTAGAGGAGCTGCGCGTACCCGAGGGAGTAGGGGACGGGCTGTCCCTGCTGCCCATTCCGGCGGGAGTTTGGCTCTTCCCGCAGGAGCCCGGCACGCCTGCACCGGACTTGGACGACCCCGCCTACGGCATACCCCTCGACGTCGAGCGCCCGGTCCTGCTGATCGGCCGGCCCGGCCGACCGGACGTGTCCGAGAAGGTCATCCGTGCGGTGGTACGGGCGCTGCCGGTTCCGCTGCGCCGGCGGCTGCTGTTAGCACCGTACGGGTCGATGGCCAGCACGCTCGACGCGGCGACCAGCCTGGCGCGCGAGGACGGGAAGCCAGTCCTCGTCACTACCGGCGTGCCCGCGCTTACGGACGACGCGCAGGGGGTCAGCCGGACCTTCTCCGGGCCGGACGCCGGCCGCTGGGAGCCGTTGGCGACCCGCCTTACCGTCCCGCCTAGCGGCCCGGCCCGGCCGACCGGGCCCGTCCGGGGTCTCGACGGTTACCCGCGTATCGACGAGCGTTCGTTCCGGCTCAACGAGCACTGGGTGGCCGAGGTGACACAGTCCGGCCTGTGGGTCCGACCACCGCGGTCGGAGGCGGGCGCGGACGTCGTGCGGGCCATCCCGTGGGACCCGTCGACGTTGCGGATCTTCGTCGGCGTACCCGGCGAGCCGCCGGGACACGAGTTACTGCCGCTGCTGGGCGCGCTCGTCGGTCGGATGCCGGCCGAGACCCGTCGCCGCGTGAAGTTGGCGCCGGAGCCGTTCGCGATCGCGGTGACGGCGAGCGTCATCGGCGACGATGACGGCGGATCGGATTCCGCCGCCGGCGCCACGGGCGGGGTCGACTCCGGCATCCAGCGACCGTTGAGGTTGCGCGGGCTGCCACCGTACGTCGTCGACGGTGCCGTACCGCCGAGGACCGCGACCGTCCGACCACCGGCACCCATCGTCCCGCGACGTCCGCCAGCATCCCCACCGCCGGTCGCCCCGGTGGAGTCGGCGTCGCCCGCAGCGCGGCCGGCGTCGCCAGCCCCGCCGCCGGGCGATCTCGCCGCGTCCGCGGCGGAGGAACCGGCAGACGAGCCCACGGCCGAGTACGCGGCCTTGGCGAGCCGCCTTCCGGCACCACGGAGCGCCGATGTGCGTCTCGACCATGACGGGTGGGGCTTGCGCGGCGGTGACGCGCATCCGGACGAGTCGCCGTCAGGCCCGGCGCCCGCGCCCGCAATGGTGCACCGGGTCTGGACGCGGTGGCCGTCGATGCCCGTCGTGGTCGCGTTCGCGGTGTTGGCGGTGGCGACCACGACAGGCTATGTGCTGAGCCAGTCGTTGAAGCAGGAGACGATGGCGGTGCCGTCATCGCCCGCGAGTTCGCCGCAGTCCGGGCCGACTCCGATCCTCCCTGGCGGTGGCCCATCCCTCCTCAACTCGTCTGGCCCCGCCAGCGGCGGGGCGTCGATCCCGGCCGTCGGCACCGGCGCGCCCAGGACGCCGGGCGGCCGGACGCTGGCACCGTCGGCGGCCACCGCAGCACCCACCCGGGCGGCGCCCCCACACCCGGCGCCCACCACGAAGGCCGCCCCGCCGGGCCTGGTCAACGGCTCGGGGCGGAACCTCGCGGCCGGCGGCACAGTCAGCGCCTCCAGCGTTGAACAGGCCGGTACGTCCGCCGCCCACGCCATCGACGGGAGCCAGAGCACCCGGTGGAGCAGCGTGGCCCAGTCGGATCCGCAATGGCTCGCCGTCGACCTGGGCGCGGTCTGGCAGGTGACCCAGGTCCGGTTGCTCTGGCAGCGCGCATACGCGACGGCGTACCACGTTGACGTGTCGTTGGACGGGACGACGTGGCGGACGGTGTACGAGACCAGCCACGGCACCGACGGCGTCGCAGAGATCGCCATCGCCCGAACCCCGGTCCGCCACGTCAGGGTGGTGGGCACCGCGCGCGCCTCCACGCGGTACGGGTATTCGATCATCGAGTTCGAGGTGCGCTGA
- a CDS encoding PP2C family protein-serine/threonine phosphatase, with the protein MLEDDLEDLYENAPCGHLSTLLDGTIAKINGTLLAWLGYRREELVGQRRFSDLLTGGGRIYHETHFAPMLAMRGEIGGVALDLRTKDGVRMPVLVTSVVKAGSEGQPQLIRTAIFDATMRRSYERELLNARKVAEREDERLRQLVNKLQRSLLPAVLQTPPGLESAAYYRAASTDEVGGDFYDLFPLEDGRWGFFLGDVSGKGVEAAAVTALARYTLRAATVYNPDPAAALHNLNTVLWQEYRQDARYCTVVSGILTPTPAVGGFTAIIASGGHPEPLLLKGDGSAHYHPTKGRIVGAFPNSRYTNATVVANPGDTLLLYSDGLTEARPARSETADGRYGTAALARFAHSLAPTNATTAVAAVTELLGTFGTGLTDDTAILAISAPPA; encoded by the coding sequence TTGCTTGAAGACGACCTCGAAGACCTGTACGAGAATGCGCCCTGTGGGCACCTGTCCACCCTCCTGGACGGCACCATCGCGAAGATCAACGGCACGCTGCTGGCCTGGCTCGGTTACCGACGTGAGGAACTCGTCGGTCAGCGCCGTTTCAGCGACCTGCTCACCGGTGGGGGCCGGATCTACCACGAAACTCACTTCGCGCCGATGCTGGCCATGCGGGGCGAGATCGGCGGTGTCGCCCTCGACCTTCGTACGAAGGACGGCGTTCGCATGCCGGTACTCGTCACTTCCGTCGTCAAGGCTGGCAGTGAAGGTCAACCCCAACTCATCCGGACGGCCATCTTCGACGCCACGATGCGCCGTTCCTACGAACGAGAACTCCTCAATGCCCGCAAGGTCGCGGAACGCGAGGACGAACGGCTACGACAACTCGTCAACAAACTGCAGCGCAGCCTCCTCCCGGCCGTGCTGCAAACCCCGCCCGGGCTGGAAAGCGCCGCGTACTACCGGGCGGCTTCCACCGACGAAGTCGGCGGCGACTTTTACGACCTGTTTCCCCTCGAGGATGGCCGCTGGGGCTTCTTCCTCGGCGATGTCAGCGGCAAAGGCGTCGAAGCGGCAGCCGTCACCGCCTTGGCCCGCTACACGTTGCGGGCCGCGACCGTGTACAACCCGGACCCTGCCGCCGCGCTGCACAACCTCAACACCGTGCTCTGGCAGGAGTACCGCCAGGACGCGCGCTACTGCACCGTTGTGTCCGGCATCCTCACACCCACGCCGGCCGTCGGCGGGTTCACCGCGATCATCGCCAGCGGCGGGCATCCCGAACCACTGTTGTTGAAGGGCGATGGCTCCGCTCATTACCACCCCACGAAGGGCCGCATCGTCGGGGCCTTTCCCAACTCCCGATACACCAACGCGACCGTCGTGGCGAACCCCGGCGACACCTTACTTCTCTACAGCGATGGACTCACTGAAGCCCGTCCCGCCCGCAGCGAGACTGCCGATGGCCGTTACGGAACCGCGGCCCTTGCCCGATTCGCCCACTCCCTCGCGCCCACCAACGCCACCACGGCCGTCGCCGCGGTCACCGAGTTGCTCGGCACCTTCGGCACCGGGCTGACCGACGACACCGCCATCCTGGCCATCAGCGCCCCACCTGCCTGA
- a CDS encoding alpha/beta fold hydrolase, which produces MRVWDRNNVTLAGREGGPTVVLAHGFGCDQHMWRHVVSEIGQWAQVVLFDHVGSGKADPAAWDADRYASLDGYADDVLSICQDLDLQQPIFVGHSVSSSIGVLAANREPDRFSALVLVTPSPCYIDDENYRGGFTRDDIDDLLESLDSNYLGWSSSMAPLIMGNPERPELGEELTASFCRTDPAMAQVFARATFLSDNRADLAAVSVPTLILQCAQDAIAPPEVGAFVHAQIAGSQLVTLDATGHCPQLSAPEATAAAITSFVRAAYR; this is translated from the coding sequence ATGCGCGTGTGGGACCGCAACAATGTGACGCTGGCCGGTCGTGAGGGCGGCCCTACCGTTGTGCTCGCGCACGGCTTCGGTTGTGATCAGCACATGTGGCGCCACGTGGTCAGCGAGATCGGTCAGTGGGCCCAGGTGGTGTTGTTTGATCACGTCGGATCTGGCAAGGCTGATCCGGCGGCCTGGGACGCTGACCGGTACGCCTCCCTGGATGGCTACGCCGATGACGTGCTCAGCATCTGCCAGGACCTCGACCTCCAGCAGCCGATCTTCGTCGGGCATTCGGTCAGTTCGAGCATCGGGGTCCTCGCGGCGAACCGCGAACCGGATCGCTTCTCGGCGCTTGTCCTGGTCACCCCGTCACCGTGTTACATCGATGACGAGAACTACCGAGGCGGTTTCACTCGCGACGACATCGACGACCTGCTCGAGTCACTCGACAGCAACTACCTCGGCTGGTCGTCGAGCATGGCACCCCTGATCATGGGCAATCCAGAGCGGCCCGAGCTGGGCGAAGAGCTCACGGCCAGTTTCTGCCGGACGGATCCCGCGATGGCGCAGGTGTTCGCCCGTGCCACGTTCCTGTCCGACAACCGTGCGGACCTCGCCGCGGTGAGCGTTCCGACCCTGATCCTGCAATGCGCTCAGGACGCCATCGCGCCGCCCGAAGTCGGCGCGTTCGTGCACGCGCAGATCGCCGGTAGTCAGCTCGTCACACTGGATGCGACGGGGCACTGCCCACAGTTGAGCGCGCCGGAAGCGACGGCTGCGGCGATCACGTCGTTTGTCAGGGCCGCCTACCGATGA
- a CDS encoding MFS transporter: MSAGANRVDDAADVEQVAPATGRTPTAASTGQAWRVVVGFGVVSLAADMVYEGARSIYGPLLASLGASAVVVGLITGAGEAAALLLRLVSGPMADRTRRYWTLTIVGYGLTAVCVPLLAVTPVLGGAGLAVAAVLILAERLGKAIRSPAKSALLADAASRVGMGRGVGVHKALDQVGAFAGPLLVAAVVAVTTGALWPGLAVLTVPAVVAMLLLITLRVRARTSAAERDASATSGAEAKTGREPLPGRFHWFAAAMAVCTAGLVTFGLIGFHLVRAGVVATAAVPLMYATAMAAGGLAALVTGVLYDKAGPWVLVALPAMIAVVPPLAFGGGLSAAVFGVVVWGAAAGLQDSTVKAMVADLVPRERRATAYGIFAAVQGAGALAGGAAAGLLYDRSVPSLIIAVVLTQAVALLILFGVLTRTRQHRREPT; this comes from the coding sequence ATGTCTGCTGGAGCGAATCGTGTCGACGATGCTGCCGACGTGGAGCAGGTGGCCCCGGCTACCGGTCGAACCCCGACGGCGGCGAGCACTGGTCAGGCATGGCGGGTGGTCGTCGGGTTCGGTGTGGTGAGCCTGGCCGCGGACATGGTGTACGAGGGTGCCCGCTCGATCTACGGGCCGCTGCTGGCCTCTCTGGGGGCGTCGGCTGTCGTCGTCGGCCTGATCACGGGCGCCGGGGAGGCCGCGGCGCTGCTGCTGCGTCTGGTGTCCGGGCCAATGGCGGACCGGACCCGCCGGTACTGGACCTTGACGATCGTGGGGTACGGGTTGACTGCGGTCTGCGTACCGCTGCTTGCGGTGACCCCGGTTTTGGGCGGCGCCGGCCTGGCAGTGGCCGCGGTGCTGATCCTCGCCGAACGGCTCGGTAAGGCCATCCGCAGCCCGGCCAAGTCGGCACTGCTTGCTGATGCCGCGAGCCGGGTCGGGATGGGCCGCGGTGTGGGAGTGCATAAAGCCCTCGACCAGGTCGGCGCGTTCGCCGGTCCGCTGCTGGTCGCCGCGGTCGTAGCGGTGACCACCGGCGCGCTGTGGCCGGGGCTGGCGGTGCTGACCGTGCCAGCCGTGGTAGCGATGCTACTGCTGATCACGCTTCGGGTACGGGCCCGTACCTCTGCGGCAGAGCGCGACGCCAGCGCAACGTCAGGGGCCGAGGCGAAGACCGGTCGGGAACCGCTGCCGGGCAGGTTCCACTGGTTCGCAGCGGCGATGGCGGTGTGCACCGCGGGTCTGGTGACCTTCGGGCTGATCGGTTTCCATCTGGTACGCGCGGGCGTGGTCGCGACCGCGGCGGTGCCGCTGATGTACGCAACGGCGATGGCGGCCGGTGGGCTCGCCGCACTGGTGACCGGGGTGCTCTACGACAAGGCCGGGCCGTGGGTGTTGGTGGCGCTACCCGCCATGATTGCCGTCGTGCCGCCGCTGGCGTTTGGTGGCGGCCTGTCGGCGGCGGTGTTCGGGGTCGTGGTCTGGGGCGCTGCTGCCGGGCTGCAGGACTCCACAGTCAAAGCCATGGTCGCCGATCTCGTGCCACGGGAGCGGCGGGCCACCGCATACGGCATCTTCGCCGCTGTGCAGGGTGCCGGAGCCTTGGCCGGCGGTGCTGCGGCGGGGCTGCTCTACGACCGCTCGGTGCCAAGCCTGATCATCGCCGTGGTGCTTACCCAGGCCGTTGCCCTGCTCATACTTTTCGGCGTACTGACCCGAACCCGCCAGCACCGACGCGAACCCACCTGA
- a CDS encoding ArsR/SmtB family transcription factor, with product MHEQLPDFDMPDDEQVDLAAETFRLLADPTRIKILWALLQGESSVACLAELAGTSPTAVSQHLAKLRMSRLVTARRQGTFMYYSAANDHVRKLLAQALHHVDHIDPQHSDADGQPVVAQTGRPA from the coding sequence ATGCATGAGCAGTTGCCCGACTTCGATATGCCCGACGACGAGCAGGTGGACCTCGCGGCCGAAACGTTCCGGCTGCTCGCCGACCCGACACGGATCAAGATCCTGTGGGCGCTGCTGCAGGGTGAGTCGTCCGTCGCCTGCCTGGCTGAGCTCGCCGGAACCTCGCCGACGGCGGTGAGTCAGCATCTGGCGAAGCTGCGCATGTCACGGCTCGTGACGGCCCGCCGGCAGGGCACGTTCATGTACTACTCGGCCGCCAACGACCACGTCCGCAAGCTTCTCGCGCAGGCACTGCATCACGTCGACCACATCGACCCGCAACACTCCGACGCCGATGGCCAACCGGTCGTGGCTCAGACCGGGCGCCCGGCGTAG